In a single window of the Pocillopora verrucosa isolate sample1 chromosome 4, ASM3666991v2, whole genome shotgun sequence genome:
- the LOC131799353 gene encoding leucine-rich repeat serine/threonine-protein kinase 1 isoform X1 has protein sequence MSKGVRKQLFEACTTGDLDTLLQAIYHNQDVVKELICGEDVASSTLPRNFLHVACENGHLEVVRQLVAFGANVNQAVEEIGTPLCVACIKGYADIAKYLLKEGAFVHNPVFGHLSPILLACKSGKHDVVEFLLSEQPSLLGSHGPLLLYEACRLGHVQLARLLIRRGVDVNPPSTSLDSQGRKSPGSPLKGACEGHQTAVVNYLIENGAKVTCDLVENYWELIGEALMRYTKETRNKRKTALSFEVDPSVTMFSAAWSKKNLYAIHKAWFVNLSARLVSIDLSDNCIKELPEELFNILPALEELDVSKNQLKYLPEVISSYTRIQKLSAFDNQLTCAPVSLFQLPTMKKLNLAQNNISSLFGELEEGEEADSDTWGCTALKVLTLSFNQLKSLPNGIQGAVGLTKLYLDHNNLRDFPMAWKCPLEILDLSHNKLTSFSCNMEMVWDTSLKRLYLSSNNLGSISWNLCQLSGLQDLDMSHNNIRMLPKPEFWTCSTLHKLNLSFNKLSAKPLVESQMGSSTLKRFQFFKASSSEDGQETKTDCEFPTALFSHTLETLSVNDNNLQSLPLSICGLMSLIELDLSDNPELRTLPPELGNLRDCWQLRLNKLNLSGIPKHVRPGEIGVRPKDTLAYLRATLRKSVPYYRMKLMVVGLQGRGKTTLLSALKGQKLPPNLSTVGIVIDEWQVQIGASSRFSLQRFLTQSDAPLITFSTWDLAGQNVYYAAHQMFLSPNTLYLAVWNVTHGEEGVESLRRWLLNIQARAPSSEVLIVGTHLDLLPKKNRQHRVDALKQSIALKYLDNQGFPKIVGNIVVSPTTGENIPELKELIYSKALKVKDHGENIIGRMVPQSYIDLQQAVIQEAERRRTTGEPPLLLEDEILQLAKCSPQNDILDTEELTLATRFLHENGVLLHYNDQLRGLNHLYFIDPAWVCDLIATLVTVRERNPFIVNGVMKKKDLQLVLRDPKFPQNFILQYLQLMERFEIALSINEEQLLIPSMLPKEKPGLQLHKLQKLMAKRKKSNEQVWLNYSRSSPSQYLNLSKSMHSYNISDLLLYVTDQQGRFSSSRGSSSLDNSNINTVCRNYQMAYTPSGFWSRLITRLIVSIQRWRTIEQIKEESYSLVYWREGIGVVYEGGYFKVESYQELIPVNQGKAVFQEINGVAITVWSEQRDFAAIGFIVDQIDALISEWYPGLDETDMYGLPLVRRLIPCPLCINWMTHRKSMKRSVSMEFPSTLPSNFLMLQTLHPHNFTLTECAATAMRFSTISCPSHPDRVVSISLLIPDLLMADLPRQLLVDQTQFKFDPRESHKIGGGGSGEVYRGSYRNETVAVKIFHSIGQTGSLLDSGLGNTGPSPGSRTLSGSCYRSHVSEGSSGRRSDVYTANTERDMEEELERTKVVKAFWDLRQEVAVLCRLNHPCVVRLLAVSLRPLCFVLELAPFGSLATVLDELSSKREARENEGSQVSRSRESILGRELSYNIAFQVASALWYLHDCNIIYRDLKADNVLVWSMDESALLNVKLSDYGISCFATPQGVAGEEGTPGYQAPEIRTGVGYDEKVDIFSFAIFLFELLTGCRPFSDYRNVVDIKKAIRRGVRPSPQLELDSQLPRLERLMRSCWHQLPEKRPPASEILKEMEDPAFLCQCRLLPATDENLLEKVTAIYALSNVASGNPKVPEAMEGSSTEIASNFILIWSRERNDRYYSIINCETGVFHTQGQNCEGHRVLCMTRVENRTWLGTEGCTIEVFGRTSWRNPSILWSYTTKAPVLALLTEYFPTDEDLPEKAELESGTRVKSVFASLANGTLIVFTPKTRLARRFSHADVTLETKGEDERLKKESDKWSNFQVVNLGQSGMPTKCMVLVFNNKELWVGCGNKIVIVDTNTLVILDEIAVYQTQRTHVRIMVTDGTRVWCADRRSSKILQWEVSSRQLTNIFDCDVNSPVGKVLDTNIVESRRFTSRKGDDERSSRRDRTVSDPPDMCEPSFTESMFKEAMDRSINEEGDETNSLRKEDSLPRRIGSDFGRNTTENDRHEDSKNMDSKQVQAFSRSLSLPAETVSDEGGISSFCSTDTTKSITVLAQASSTPQESHAQTEDFQTNEDSVSVISENVPTLIEKTATIDNIRNSGEEVIESRCDATSNHGKSDALSMTLSVETIPEITIEAQRQTGDNNVEDEKETETVTREAVDKREGADFELVDREETRQAFIEGARKSLGSESSISRPCASMTSLRQPFNSPSRTPSLMSSTRRKSQRRQEKDEGNKSPLSKPWAARPRIRILAGTINRVTALSLVNGTLWIGRGVGDVLTLNVNSFNDDVPLGLVFAQLESDNLLGYENGQVDEIVSSGMDKVVCLRRLETPRGSVNTTERGLERYQLVLWEAWGDTEFRKFNSRLEEFNSLIP, from the exons ATGAGCAAAG GTGTTAGGAAACAGTTGTTTGAAGCCTGCACAACAGGTGATCTTGACACACTACTACAAGCCATTTACCACAATCAAGATGTAGTAAAGGAGCTAATTTGTGGAGAAGATGTAGCTAGCTCAACTTTGCCCAGAAATTTTCTTCATGTGGCCTGTGAAAATGGTCATTTGGAAGTGGTACGTCAACTTGTAGCCTTTGGTGCTAATGTCAATCAAGCTGTTGAAGAAATTGGAACTCCCTTATGTGTTGCATGTATAAAAGGATATGCAGacattgcaaaatatttgttaaaagaagGTGCATTTGTACATAATCCTGTATTTGGTCATTTGTCGCCAATTTTACTTGCCTGTAAATCTGGAAAACATGATGTGGTGGAATTTTTATTATCTGAGCAGCCCAGTCTCCTTGGATCCCATGGACCATTGCTACTCTATGAGGCATGCAGACTTGGGCATGTCCAGCTGGCAAGACTGTTGATCAGGAGAGGTGTTGATGTGAACCCACCATCTACATCGTTAGACTCCCAGGGAAGGAAATCACCAGGCAGTCCTCTCAAAGGTGCATGTGAAGGTCATCAGACTGCTGTTGTTAATTACCTTATTGAAAATGGGGCCAAAGTGACCTGTGATCTTGTAGAGAATTATTGGGAACTTATTGGAGAAGCTCTAATGAG ATACACCAAAGAAACTAGGAACAAACGCAAGACAGCACTTTCTTTTGAAGTTGATCCAAGTGTGACAATGTTTTCTGCTGCttggagtaaaaaaaatttgtacgcCATTCATAAAGCTTGGTTTGTTAACTTGTCAGCAAGACTTGTGAGTATTGACCTGTCTGATAACTGCATTAAGGAGCTTCCAGAAGAGCTGTTTAATATTCTTCCAGCCCTTGAGGAGCTTGATGTGTCtaaaaatcaattgaaatatttaCCAGAAGTTATCAGCAGCTACACAAG GATACAAAAGCTATCAGCTTTTGATAACCAGCTGACATGCGCCCCTGTCTCTTTGTTTCAATTACCCACAATGAAGAAACTAAACCTCGCTCAGAACAATATCTCTTCCTTATTTGGCGAGCTGGAAGAGGGCGAGGAAGCTGATAGCGACACATGGGGCTGTACTGCACTGAAGGTTCTAACATTGTCATTCAATCAACTAAAAAGTTTACCTAACGGTATTCAGGGAGCTGTCGGGCTCACAAAACTATATCTGGATCACAATAATCTACGAGACTTTCCGATGGCTTGGAAATGCCCCTTG GAAATCCTTGACCTTTCGCACAATAAGTTAACCAGTTTTTCCTGTAACATGGAAATGGTGTGGGACACCTCTCTGAAGCGTCTCTATCTTTCAAGCAATAATCTGGGATCCATTTCTTGGAACTTGTGTCAGTTGTCAGGACTTCAAGATCTAGATATGAGTCACAATAACATTCGAATGTTGCCAAAGCCAGAATTCTGGACATGCAGCACTTTGCACAAGCTAAACCTTTCCTTCAACAAG TTATCCGCCAAACCACTTGTCGAGTCACAGATGGGTTCTTCAACACTGAAGCGTTTCCAATTTTTCAAAGCCTCCAGCTCAGAAGATGGTCAAGAAACAAAGACTGACTGTGAATTTCCTACAGCACTATTTTCTCACACGCTAGAGACACTTTCTGTAAACGACAACAACTTACAGTCCTTACCCTTAAGTATCTGCGGATTGATGAGCCTCATCGAACTGGACTTAAGCGA TAACCCTGAACTGCGCACACTTCCTCCTGAACTTGGCAACTTACGCGATTGCTGGCAGCTCCGATTGAACAAACTAAATCTTTCAGGCATTCCTAAACACGTCAGACCTG GTGAGATTGGTGTCCGACCAAAAGACACGCTGGCATACTTACGAGCAACTCTTCGGAAGTCTGTACCGTATTACCGCATGAAACTGATGGTGGTAGGTTTACAG GGTCGAGGGAAGACAACTTTGCTGTCTGCTTTAAAAGGTCAAAAACTGCCACCTAACCTGTCCACTGTGGGAATTGTGATTGACGAATGGCAGGTTCAGATCGGGGCCAGTTCAAGGTTTTCATTACAGCGCTTCTTAACACAG AGTGACGCACCATTAATAACGTTCAGCACTTGGGATCTTGCGGGGCAAAATGTTTATTACGCGGctcatcaaatgtttttgtcgCCTAATACTCTGTACCTGGCCGTGTGGAACGTGACACATGGAGAAGAAGGAGTGGAGAGTCTGAGACGTTGGCTTCTCAACATACAG GCTCGTGCACCGTCTTCCGAAGTTTTGATTGTCGGAACACATCTGGACTTGCTTCCGAAGAAAAATCGACAACACCGCGTGGATGCACTGAAGCAAAGCATCGCGCTGAAGTATTTGGACAACCAAGGATTTCCGAAGATTGTCGGCAATATTGTTGTGTCGCCGACGACTGGCGAGAACATTCCGGAGTTGAAAGAACTGATTTACAGCAAGGCGTTAAAAGTCAAGGATCATGGAGAAAACATCATTGGCCGAATG GTACCACAAAGTTACATCGACCTCCAACAAGCTGTTATACAAGAGGCTGAGCGCCGGAGAACCACAGGCGAACCACCCTTACTCTTGGAAGATGAAATCTTGCAACTCGCCAAGTGCAGTCCACAGAATGACATCTTAGATACTGAGGAGCTAACACTAG CCACCAGATTCTTACACGAGAATGGTGTGTTACTTCACTACAATGATCAGCTGCGGGGCCTCAATCATCTTTACTTTATTGACCCTGCTTGGGTCTGTGATCTTATTGCGACTCTTGTCACCGTCCGAGAGAGAAATCCTTTTATTGTTAACGGTGTCATGAAGAAGAAGGATTTGCAGTTGGTGTTGAGAGACCCCAAATTCCCCCAAAATTTTATACTACAG TATCTGCAACTAATGGAGCGTTTCGAGATTGCTCTCTCTATAAACGAGGAACAGCTTTTAATTCCTTCAATGCTACCAAAAGAGAAACCAGGACTGCAGCTTCACAAGCTTCAGAAGTTGATGGCCAAGAGAAAAAAGTCAAACGAACAGGTGTGGCTAAATTACTCACGTTCCTCACCTTCACAGTACTTGAACTTGAGTAAAAGTATGCACTCTTATAATATTTCTGACTTACTATTGTATGTTACTGATCAACAGGGCAGATTTTCCAGTAGTCGTGGCAGCAGCTCACTAGACAATTCAAACATCAACACAGTGTGTAGGAATTACCAGATGGCCTACACGCCGAGCGGGTTCTGGAGCCGACTCATTACCAGGCTTATTGTGTCCATTCAAAGATGGCGGACTATTGAGCAAATAAAGGAAGAAAGCTATTCTTTGGTTTACTGGCGGGAGGGGATTGGTGTCGTGTATGAGGGAGGTTACTTCAAGGTGGAATCATACCAAGAATTG ATCCCTGTAAATCAAGGAAAGGCCGTCTTCCAAGAAATCAATGGTGTCGCTATCACTGTATGGTCAGAACAGCGAGACTTTGCTGCTATTGGATTCATTGTCGATCAGATTGACGCTCTCATTTCGGAATGGTATCCGG GTCTCGACGAGACTGACATGTATGGGTTGCCATTGGTCCGTCGTTTAATTCCGTGTCCGCTTTGTATCAACTGGATGACTCACCGCAAATCAATGAAACGATCTGTTTCTATGGAGTTTCCATCCACTCTTCCCTCTAATTTTCTTATGTTGCAAACTCTTCATCCGCACAATTTCACTCTGACGGAATGCGCAGCAACTGCGATGCGTTTTTCAACTATCAGCTGTCCTTCCCATCCGGATAGAGTGGTGTCCATATCGCTTCTTATCCCGGACTTGTTAATGGCAGACCTACCCCGGCAGTTACTTGTGGATCAAACTCAATTCAAGTTCGACCCGCGAGAATCACATAAGATTGGCGGTGGTGGCTCTGGTGAAGTGTATCGTGGATCATATCGAAACGAGACTGTGGCGGTGAAAATATTCCACTCTATAGGCCAAACTGG CTCTCTCCTTGACAGCGGACTTGGAAACACTGGGCCCTCTCCTGGATCCAGGACTTTAAGTGGATCCTGTTATAGGTCCCATGTGAGTGAGGGCTCAAGTGGCCGGAGATCTGATGTGTACACTGCCAACACTGAACGTGACATGGAGGAGGAACTGGAAAGGACTAAGGTTGTCAAAGCTTTCTGGGACTTACGTCAAGAG GTAGCAGTCCTTTGCCGATTGAATCATCCATGTGTTGTCAGACTTCTTGCCGTTTCTCTGCGTCCACTATGCTTTGTTTTGGAGCTCGCCCCTTTTGGTAGTTTAGCTACAGTCCTTGACGAGCTCTCATCAAAGCGTGAAGCTCGAGAGAACGAAGGCAGCCAAGTTTCCAGGAGCAGGGAGTCAATTCTTGGGCGTGAATTATCCTATAACATCGCTTTTCAG GTCGCCAGTGCCCTTTGGTATCTCCACGACTGTAACATTATCTATCGAGATCTGAAAGCCGACAATGTTTTAGTTTGGTCCATGGATGAGTCCGCTTTATTGAACGTCAAACTATCTGACTACGGAATCTCGTGTTTCGCCACACCTCAAGGAGTTGCTGGAGAGGAAGGGACTCCAGGATATCAGGCTCCGGAAATTCGCACTGGAGTCGGTTACGATGAAAAG gtggatattttctcctttgcaatttttctgtttGAGCTGCTGACAGGATGTCGTCCTTTTAGTGATTATCGCAATGTCGTGGACATCAAGAAAGCGATTCGACGAGGGGTGCGGCCTTCACCTCAGCTTGAATTAGATTCACAATTACCAAGATTAGAACGGCTAATGAG ATCATGCTGGCATCAGTTGCCAGAGAAGCGTCCTCCTGCAAGCGAAATTTTAAAAGAGATGGAAGATCCAGCTTTCTTATGTCAGTGTCGACTGTTACCAGCCACTGATGAAAACTTGTTGGAGAAAGTTACAGCAATTTATGCCTTATCAAATGTTGCTTCTG GCAATCCCAAGGTCCCTGAGGCTATGGAGGGTTCTTCAACTGAGATCGCTTCGAACTTTATTCTGATTTGGAGTCGTGAACGAAATGATCGGTACTACAGTATAATCAACTGTGAGACAGGAGTGTTCCATACACAAGGACAAAACTGTGAGGGACATAGAGTGCTTTGCATGACGAGAGTTGAAAATCGAACTTGGCTTGGCACGGag GGGTGCACTATAGAGGTGTTCGGACGGACGTCCTGGCGTAATCCCTCAATTCTGTGGTCGTATACCACTAAGGCTCCAGTTCTTGCGCTGTTGACGGAGTATTTTCCTACAGATGAGGACCTTCCTGAAAAGGCAGAGCTTGAG AGTGGCACAAGAGTTAAAAGTGTATTTGCTTCCCTTGCCAATGGTACCCTGATAGTGTTCACTCCTAAAACTAGATTAGCACGAAGATTTTCGCATGCTGATGTCACTCTAGAAACGAAAGGCGAGGATGAACGgttgaaaaaggaaagtgaCAAGTGGTCTAACTTTCAG GTTGTTAACCTTGGTCAGTCTGGTATGCCCACCAAATGTATGGTTCTCGTATTCAATAATAAAGAACTGTGGGTTGGATGCGGCAACAAGATTGTGATAGTGGATACCAACACCTTGGTCATTCTGGACGAGATTGCGGTGTACCAAACGCAAAGGACGCATGTCCGGATCATGGTAACGGACGGAACACGTGTTTGGTGCGCGGACAGGAGGTCATCGAAAATTTTACAATGGGAAGTTAGCAGTCGTCAGCTGACCAATATTTTTGACTGTGATGTTAACAGTCCAGTTGGAAAAGTTTTAGACACAAACATAGTAGAGTCCCGCCGTTTCACTTCAAGAAAAGGTGATGATGAACGCTCTTCCCGTCGTGACAGAACAGTCAGTGACCCACCTGATATGTGCGAGCCCTCTTTCACTGAATCGATGTTTAAAGAGGCGATGGATCGTAGTATCAATGAAGAAGGCGACGAAACAAACTCTTTGCGTAAAGAGGATTCACTTCCTCGTCGAATTGGTTCTGACTTTGGTCGAAATACAACAGAAAATGATCGTCATGAGGATTCTAAAAATATGGATTCTAAACAGGTTCAGGCATTTTCCCGTTCTCTGTCCCTACCAGCGGAAACCGTCTCCGATGAGGGtggaatttcttctttttgtagcACAGATACAACGAAAAGTATCACAGTTCTTGCTCAGGCTAGCAGTACCCCGCAGGAGTCTCACGCTCAAACCGaagattttcaaacaaacgAAGATTCTGTTTCAGTAATTTCCGAAAATGTTCCAACTTTAATCGAAAAAACAGCGACAATCGATAATATTCGAAACTCCGGCGAGGAAGTCATAGAATCGAGATGCGACGCTACTTCCAATCATGGCAAAAGTGATGCATTATCTATGACATTATCAGTTGAAACTATTCCTGAAATTACAATTGAAGCCCAGAGACAGACAGGAGACAACAATGTTGAAGATGAAAAAGAGACCGAAACAGTAACCAGAGAAGCTGTCGACAAAAGGGAAGGTGCAGATTTTGAGCTCGTTGACCGCGAAGAAACTCGTCAAGCTTTCATCGAAGGTGCACGAAAAAGTTTAGGCTCTGAAAGCTCGATATCCCGTCCATGTGCTTCTATGACGTCGTTAAGGCAGCCTTTCAATTCACCTTCTCGAACTCCCTCGCTTATGAGTTCAACCAGGAGAAAATCTCAACGGCGACAGGAGAAAGATGAAGGCAACAAGTCACCACTTAGTAAACCGTGGGCAGCGAGACCTAGGATACGAATACTTGCTGGCACAATTAATCGTGTGACAGCACTTTCGTTAGTGAATGGCACGTTGTGGATTGGACGAGGAGTTGGTGACGTGCTAACACTGAACGTCAACTCATTTAATGATGATGTTCCTTTGGGTCTTGTGTTCGCTCAACTCGAGAGTGACAATCTTCTAGGTTACGAAAATGGTCAAGTGGATGAAATTGTCAGCAGTGGCATGGACAAGGTGGTCTGTTTGCGTCGGCTGGAGACTCCAAGAGGTAGCGTGAATACTACAGAACGCGGTTTGGAGCGCTATCAGTTGGTCCTGTGGGAGGCCTGGGGAGACACGGagtttagaaaatttaattCGCGGCTGGAGGAGTTTAACTCCTTGATTCCGTAA